A part of Aegilops tauschii subsp. strangulata cultivar AL8/78 chromosome 2, Aet v6.0, whole genome shotgun sequence genomic DNA contains:
- the LOC109764855 gene encoding RNA-binding protein L — protein sequence MMQPPPPSQPQPGMGAPMPPQGAGGQPPHWGAIPPPMPHYAQPPPQQQPPPQAMWGQPPPQAAPYGQVPAPQQYYAAPQAPAAPAASDEVRTLWIGDLQYWMDENYIYSCFANTGEFQSVKLIRDKQTGQLQGYGFVEFASHAAAERVLQTFNGQMMPNVELAYRLNWASAGEKRDDTPDYTIFVGDLAADVTDYMLQETFRVHYPSVKGAKVVTDKMTMRSKGYGFVKFGDPTEQARAMTEMNGMPCSSRPMRIGPAANRKTTGVQERVPIPNTNTQGAQSDNDPNNTTIFVGGLDPNVTEDALKQVFAPYGEVVHVKIPVGKRCGFVQYANRPSAEQALQLLQGTLVGGQNVRLSWGRSPSNKQTQPQEATQWGAGAAAGAGGGYYAGYGQGYEAYGQGYAQPQDPNMYGYGAYAGYPNYQQPAAAPQPPPPQQ from the exons ATGATgcagccaccgccgccgtcgcAGCCGCAGCCGGGCATGGGCGCCCCCATGCCCCCGCAGGGCGCGGGAGGGCAGCCGCCGCACTGGGGCGCGATCCCGCCGCCGATGCCGCACTACGCGCAGCCGCCCCCgcagcagcagccgccgccgcagGCCATGTGGGGCcagccgccgccccaggccgcgcCCTACGGCCAGGTGCCCGCCCCGCAGCAGTACTACGCCGCGCCGCaggcccccgccgcccccgccgcctcggACGAGGTCAGGACGCTCTGGATCGGGGACCTCCAGTACTGGATGGACGAGAACTACATCTACAGCTGCTTCGCCAACACCGGGGAG TTCCAATCTGTGAAGCTTATCCGTGACAAGCAAACTGGACAGCTTCAGGGCTATGGCTTTGTCGAGTTTGCAAGCCATGCAGCAGCTGAGCGAGTTCTTCAGACATTCAATGGTCAAATGATGCCAAATGTTGAGTTGGCATACAGACTGAACTGGGCCAGTGCTGGTGAAAAGCGTGATGATACCCCGGACTATACAATCTTTGTTGGGGATTTGGCAGCTGATGTTACAGACTACATGTTACAGGAGACATTCAGGGTACATTACCCTTCAGTAAAGGGCGCAAAGGTTGTCACTGACAAGATGACAATGCGTTCAAAGGGTTATGGGTTTGTGAAGTTTGGTGATCCTACAGAGCAAGCTCGTGCCATGACTGAAATGAATGGAAtgccctgttcttccagacctaTGCGCATTGGCCCAGCAGCAAATAGGAAGACAACAGGGGTTCAGGAGAGAG TACCAATTCCAAATACAAATACTCAAGGAGCTCAGTCTGACAATGATCCTAACAATACCACC ATATTTGTTGGTGGCCTTGACCCCAATGTCACTGAAGATGCCTTGAAACAAGTGTTTGCTCCATATGGGGAAGTTGTCCATGTCAAGATCCCTGTTGGGAAGAGATGTGGCTTTGTTCAGTATGCTAACAG GCCTTCTGCTGAGCAAGCTCTGCAATTGCTGCAAGGGACCTTGGTTGGTGGTCAGAATGTGAGGCTTTCATGGGGACGAAGCCCTTCAAACAAACAAACTCAG CCTCAGGAAGCCACCCAGTGGGGTGCAGGTGCTGCTGCTGGTGCTGGTGGTGGTTACTATGCTGGATATGGACAAGGCTACGAGGCTTATGGACAAGGGTATGCACAGCCTCAAGACCCTAACATGTATGGTTATGGAGCCTATGCTGGTTATCCCAACTACCAACAACCAGCAGCGGCACCGCAGCCACCGCCACCACAACAG TGA